The following coding sequences are from one Neodiprion lecontei isolate iyNeoLeco1 chromosome 7, iyNeoLeco1.1, whole genome shotgun sequence window:
- the LOC107219980 gene encoding flocculation protein FLO11 isoform X12 yields MKKSSCSILAVLVLFQLCGGIHTRVISDIPSPDNNEGSGFGGDGIEEIQNGFESINSGPEIVPIEVNGGDQQYLEGLPPAPIQGNMGGIPEFNNGFDLMNFEPENVPIEVNGEDQQYFEGLPPASFQENMGDNPEFNNGFDSMNFEPENVPIDVNGGDQQYFEGLPPAPFEGNIDYIVSQGDNENGQAAFGIQGEDADAGIPVGNDEQPIDNDANVDVQDDSPVIGFVGQNTIFDEQAPLNNAGFSDNMGDGSGEQASATNAGSGSQSGDNSGEQAPANNAGSGSQSGDNSGEQASANNAGSGSQSGSSSGEQASSDNAGSGSQFGKASVEWRINSTATINEAATNTEVATTTEAQTTTEAATTAEAASTTEAQTTTEAGTSDEAASTTEAGTGDEAASTTDAGTSDEAGTTDEAASTTEAGTGDEAVSTTEAGTSDEAASTTEAGTSDEAGTTDEAASTTEAGTSDEAASTTEAGTSDEAGTTDEAASTTEAGTGDEAASTTEAGTSDEAASTTEAGTSDEGASTTEAGTSDEAGTTDEAASTTEAGTSDEAASTTEAGTSDEGASTTEAGTSDEAGTTDEAASTTEAGTSDEVASTTEAGTSDEGASTTEAGTSDEAGTTDEAASTTEAGTSDEAASTTEAGTGDEAVSTTEAGTSDEAASTTEAGTSDEGASTTEAGTSDEAGTTDEAASTTEAGTSDEVASTTEAGTSDEGASTTEAGTSDEAGTTDEAASTTEAGTSDEAASTTEAGTGDEAVSTTEAGTSDEAASTTEAGTSDEGASTTEAGTSDEAETTDEAASTTEAGTSDEAASTTEAGTSDEGASTTEAGTSDEAGTTDEAASTTEAGTSDEAASTTEAGTGDEAVSTTEAGTGDEAASTTEAGTSDEAASTTEAGTGDEAVSTTEAGTSDEAASTTEAGTSDEGASTTEAGTSDEAGTTDEAASTTEAGTSDEAASTTEAGTSDEGASTTEAGTSDEAGTTDEAASTTEAGTSDEAASTTEAGTSDEAGTTDEAASTTEAGTSDEAASTTEAGTSDEGASTTEAGTSDEAGTTDEAASTTEAGTSDEAASTTEAGTSDEAASTTEAGASDEAASTTEAGTTDEAALTTEAGTSDEAASTTEAGTSDEAGTTTEAGTGDEAASTTEAGTSDEAASTTEAGTSDEAASTTEAGTTDEAGTTTEAGTGDEAASTTEAATSDEAASTTEAGTTDEAASTTEAGTSDEAASTTEAGTSDEAASTTEAGTTDEAGTTTEAGTGDEAASTTEAGTTDEAALTTEAGTSDEAASTTEAGTSDEAASTTEAGTSDEAASTTEAGTSDEAASTTEAETSDEAGTTDEAASTTGAGTTDVAASTTEDQTTTEAQTTTEAATTTAQTTTEVQTTTEAQTTTSAPTTTETPTTVVTTLSDESSDTSSSYDSGWSLWDAVVSSVKTAASATKNTLFGWL; encoded by the exons ATGAAGAAATCTTCCTGCTCGATTCTCGCCGTGTTGGTGTTGTTCCAACTCTGCGGCGGAATTCATACACGAG TCATTTCTGATATACCTTCACCGGACAATAACGAGGGTAGCGGTTTCGGAGGTGATGGAATTGAAG AGATCCAAAATGGATTCGAATCGATCAATTCTGGGCCGGAAATTGTTCCGATAG AGGTCAATGGAGGAGACCAACAATATTTGGAAGGGTTGCCACCTGCTCCAATCCAAGGAAATATGGGTGGTATTCCAGAGTTCAACAATGGATTCGACTTAATGAATTTTGAGCCTGAAAATGTTCCGATAG AGGTTAATGGAGAAGACCAACAATATTTTGAAGGATTGCCACCTGCTTCATTCCAAGAGAACATGGGTGATAATCCAGAGTTCAACAATGGATTTGACTCAATGAATTTTGAGCCTGAAAATGTTCCGATAG ACGTCAACGGAGGAGatcaacaatattttgaaGGATTGCCACCTGCTCCATTCGAAGGAAACATAG ATTACATCGTGAGTCAAGGCGATAATGAAAACGGGCAAGCAGCCTTCGGAATTCAGGGTGAAG ACGCTGATGCGGGCATTCCAGTAGGCAATGACGAACAGCCAATTGATAATG ATGCCAACGTTGACGTTCAAGATGATTCACCGGTCATTGGATTTGTAGGACAAA ATACCATCTTTGACGAACAAGCGCCGCTGAACAATGCAGGTTTCTCGGATAACATGG GTGACGGCTCTGGAGAACAAGCATCAGCAACCAATGCAGGTTCCGGTAGTCAATCTG GTGACAACTCTGGCGAACAAGCACCAGCAAACAATGCAGGTTCCGGTAGTCAATCTG GTGATAACTCTGGTGAACAAGCATCAGCAAACAATGCAGGTTCCGGCAGTCAATCAG GCAGTAGCTCTGGAGAACAAGCATCATCAGACAATGCAGGTTCCGGTAGTCAATTTG GCAAAGCATCTGTTGAATGGAGAATTAATTCGACTGCGACAATTAACGAAGCCGCGACAAACACTGAAGTTGCGACGACGACTGAAGCACAGACAACCACGGAAGCTGCAACAACTGCTGAAGCTGCATCAACGACCGAAGCTCAGACAACGACCGAAGCTGGAACAAGTGACGAAGCTGCGTCAACGACCGAAGCTGGAACGGGTGACGAAGCTGCGTCAACGACCGACGCTGGAACAAGTGATGAAG CTGGAACAACTGACGAAGCTGCTTCAACGACCGAAGCTGGAACGGGTGACGAAGCTGTGTCAACGACCGAAGCTGGAACAAGTGACGAAGCTGCTTCAACGACCGAAGCTGGAACAAGTGACGAAG CTGGAACAACTGACGAAGCTGCTTCAACGACCGAAGCTGGAACAAGTGACGAAGCTGCTTCAACGACCGAAGCTGGAACAAGTGACGAAGCTGGAACAACTGACGAAGCTGCTTCAACGACCGAAGCTGGAACGGGTGACGAAGCTGCGTCAACGACCGAAGCTGGAACAAGTGACGAAGCTGCTTCAACGACCGAAGCTGGAACAAGTGACGAAGGTGCGTCGACAACCGAAGCTGGAACAAGTGACGAAGCTGGAACAACTGACGAAGCTGCTTCAACGACCGAAGCTGGAACAAGTGACGAAGCTGCTTCAACGACCGAAGCTGGAACAAGTGACGAAGGTGCGTCGACAACCGAAGCTGGAACAAGTGACGAAGCTGGAACAACTGACGAAGCTGCTTCAACGACCGAAGCTGGAACAAGTGATGAAGTTGCTTCAACGACCGAAGCTGGAACAAGTGACGAAGGTGCGTCGACAACCGAAGCTGGAACAAGTGACGAAGCTGGAACAACTGACGAAGCTGCTTCAACGACCGAAGCTGGAACAAGTGACGAAGCTGCTTCAACGACCGAAGCTGGAACGGGTGACGAAGCTGTGTCAACGACCGAAGCTGGAACAAGTGACGAAGCTGCTTCAACGACCGAAGCTGGAACAAGTGACGAAGGTGCGTCGACAACCGAAGCTGGAACAAGTGACGAAGCTGGAACAACTGACGAAGCTGCTTCAACGACCGAAGCTGGAACAAGTGATGAAGTTGCTTCAACGACCGAAGCTGGAACAAGTGACGAAGGTGCGTCGACAACCGAAGCTGGAACAAGTGACGAAGCTGGAACAACTGACGAAGCTGCTTCAACGACCGAAGCTGGAACAAGTGACGAAGCTGCTTCAACGACCGAAGCTGGAACGGGTGACGAAGCTGTGTCAACGACCGAAGCTGGAACAAGTGACGAAGCTGCTTCAACGACCGAAGCTGGAACAAGTGACGAAGGTGCGTCGACAACCGAAGCTGGAACAAGTGACGAAGCTGAAACAACTGACGAAGCTGCTTCAACGACCGAAGCTGGAACAAGTGACGAAGCTGCTTCAACGACCGAAGCTGGAACAAGTGACGAAGGTGCGTCGACAACCGAAGCTGGAACAAGTGACGAAGCTGGAACAACTGACGAAGCTGCTTCAACGACCGAAGCTGGAACAAGTGACGAAGCTGCTTCAACGACCGAAGCTGGAACGGGTGACGAAGCTGTGTCAACGACCGAAGCTGGAACGGGTGACGAAGCTGCATCAACGACCGAAGCTGGAACAAGTGACGAAGCTGCTTCAACGACCGAAGCTGGAACGGGTGACGAAGCTGTGTCAACGACCGAAGCTGGAACAAGTGACGAAGCTGCTTCAACGACCGAAGCTGGAACAAGTGACGAAGGTGCGTCGACAACCGAAGCTGGAACAAGTGACGAAGCTGGAACAACTGACGAAGCTGCTTCAACGACCGAAGCTGGAACAAGTGACGAAGCTGCTTCAACGACCGAAGCTGGAACAAGTGACGAAGGTGCGTCGACAACCGAAGCTGGAACAAGTGACGAAGCTGGAACAACTGACGAAGCTGCTTCAACGACCGAAGCTGGAACAAGTGACGAAGCTGCGTCAACCACCGAAGCTGGAACAAGTGACGAAG CTGGAACAACTGACGAAGCTGCTTCAACGACCGAAGCTGGAACGAGTGACGAAGCTGCGTCAACGACCGAAGCTGGAACAAGTGACGAAGGTGCGTCGACAACCGAAGCTGGAACAAGTGACGAAGCTGGAACAACTGACGAAGCTGCTTCAACGACCGAAGCTGGAACAAGTGACGAAGCTGCGTCAACGACCGAAGCTGGAACGAGTGACGAAG CTGCTTCAACGACCGAAGCTGGAGCGAGTGACGAAGCTGCGTCAACGACCGAAGCTGGAACAACTGACGAAGCTGCTTTAACGACCGAAGCTGGAACGAGTGACGAAGCTGCGTCAACGACCGAAGCTGGAACAAGTGACGAAGCTGGAACAACGACCGAAGCTGGAACGGGTGACGAAGCTGCGTCAACGACCGAAGCTGGAACGAGTGACGAAGCTGCTTCAACGACCGAAGCTGGAACGAGTGACGAAGCTGCGTCAACGACCGAAGCTGGAACAACTGACGAAGCTGGAACAACGACCGAAGCTGGAACGGGTGACGAAGCTGCGTCAACGACCGAAGCTGCAACGAGTGACGAAGCTGCGTCAACGACCGAAGCTGGAACAACTGACGAAGCTGCGTCAACGACCGAAGCTGGAACGAGTGACGAAGCTGCTTCAACGACCGAAGCTGGAACGAGTGACGAAGCTGCGTCAACGACCGAAGCTGGAACAACTGACGAAGCTGGAACAACGACCGAAGCTGGAACGGGTGACGAAGCTGCGTCAACGACCGAAGCTGGAACAACTGACGAAGCTGCTTTAACGACCGAAGCTGGAACGAGTGACGAAGCTGCGTCAACGACCGAAGCTGGAACGAGTGACGAAGCTGCTTCAACGACCGAAGCTGGAACGAGTGACGAAGCTGCGTCAACGACCGAAGCTGGAACGAGTGACGAAGCTGCGTCAACGACCGAAGCTGAAACAAGTGACGAAGCTGGAACAACTGACGAAGCTGCTTCAACGACCGGAGCTGGAACAACTGATGTAGCTGCGTCAACAACCGAAGATCAGACAACGACCGAAGCTCAGACAACCACCGAAGCTGCAACAACCACAGCACAGACAACGACTGAAGTTCAAACAACAACCGAAGCTCAGACAACTACTTCTGCTC CTACCACAACGGAAACTCCTACCACAGTCGTCACTACTCTTTCTGATG AATCTTCCGACACGTCGTCCTCCTATGATTCCGGTTGGTCGCTATGGGATGCTGTTGTATCAAGTG TCAAGACCGCTGCATCGgcaactaaaaatacgttattCGGATGGTTATAA
- the LOC107219980 gene encoding flocculation protein FLO11 isoform X31: protein MKKSSCSILAVLVLFQLCGGIHTRVISDIPSPDNNEGSGFGGDGIEEIQNGFESINSGPEIVPIEVNGGDQQYLEGLPPAPIQGNMGGIPEFNNGFDLMNFEPENVPIEVNGEDQQYFEGLPPASFQENMGDNPEFNNGFDSMNFEPENVPIDVNGGDQQYFEGLPPAPFEGNIDYIVSQGDNENGQAAFGIQGEDADAGIPVGNDEQPIDNDANVDVQDDSPVIGFVGQNTIFDEQAPLNNAGFSDNMGDGSGEQASATNAGSGSQSGDNSGEQAPANNAGSGSQSGDNSGEQASANNAGSGSQSGSSSGEQASSDNAGSGSQFGKASVEWRINSTATINEAATNTEVATTTEAQTTTEAATTAEAASTTEAQTTTEAGTSDEAASTTEAGTGDEAASTTDAGTSDEAGTTDEAASTTEAGTGDEAVSTTEAGTSDEAASTTEAGTSDEGASTTEAGTSDEAGTTDEAASTTEAGTSDEAASTTEAGTSDEAGTTDEAASTTEAGTGDEAASTTEAGTSDEAASTTEAGTSDEGASTTEAGTSDEAGTTDEAASTTEAGTSDEAASTTEAGTSDEGASTTEAGTSDEAGTTDEAASTTEAGTSDEVASTTEAGTSDEGASTTEAGTSDEAGTTDEAASTTEAGTSDEAASTTEAGTGDEAVSTTEAGTSDEAASTTEAGTSDEGASTTEAGTSDEAGTTDEAASTTEAGTSDEVASTTEAGTSDEGASTTEAGTSDEAGTTDEAASTTEAGTSDEAASTTEAGTGDEAVSTTEAGTSDEAASTTEAGTSDEGASTTEAGTSDEAETTDEAASTTEAGTSDEAASTTEAGTSDEGASTTEAGTSDEAGTTDEAASTTEAGTSDEAASTTEAGTGDEAVSTTEAGTGDEAASTTEAGTSDEAASTTEAGTGDEAVSTTEAGTSDEAASTTEAGTSDEAASTTEAGTSDEAASTTEAGTSDEAASTTEAGTSDEAASTTEAGTSDEAASTTEAGASDEAASTTEAGTTDEAALTTEAGTSDEAASTTEAGTSDEAGTTTEAGTGDEAASTTEAGTSDEAASTTEAGTSDEAASTTEAGTTDEAGTTTEAGTGDEAASTTEAATSDEAASTTEAGTTDEAASTTEAGTSDEAASTTEAGTSDEAASTTEAGTTDEAGTTTEAGTGDEAASTTEAGTTDEAALTTEAGTSDEAASTTEAGTSDEAASTTEAGTSDEAASTTEAGTSDEAASTTEAETSDEAGTTDEAASTTGAGTTDVAASTTEDQTTTEAQTTTEAATTTAQTTTEVQTTTEAQTTTSAPTTTETPTTVVTTLSDESSDTSSSYDSGWSLWDAVVSSVKTAASATKNTLFGWL, encoded by the exons ATGAAGAAATCTTCCTGCTCGATTCTCGCCGTGTTGGTGTTGTTCCAACTCTGCGGCGGAATTCATACACGAG TCATTTCTGATATACCTTCACCGGACAATAACGAGGGTAGCGGTTTCGGAGGTGATGGAATTGAAG AGATCCAAAATGGATTCGAATCGATCAATTCTGGGCCGGAAATTGTTCCGATAG AGGTCAATGGAGGAGACCAACAATATTTGGAAGGGTTGCCACCTGCTCCAATCCAAGGAAATATGGGTGGTATTCCAGAGTTCAACAATGGATTCGACTTAATGAATTTTGAGCCTGAAAATGTTCCGATAG AGGTTAATGGAGAAGACCAACAATATTTTGAAGGATTGCCACCTGCTTCATTCCAAGAGAACATGGGTGATAATCCAGAGTTCAACAATGGATTTGACTCAATGAATTTTGAGCCTGAAAATGTTCCGATAG ACGTCAACGGAGGAGatcaacaatattttgaaGGATTGCCACCTGCTCCATTCGAAGGAAACATAG ATTACATCGTGAGTCAAGGCGATAATGAAAACGGGCAAGCAGCCTTCGGAATTCAGGGTGAAG ACGCTGATGCGGGCATTCCAGTAGGCAATGACGAACAGCCAATTGATAATG ATGCCAACGTTGACGTTCAAGATGATTCACCGGTCATTGGATTTGTAGGACAAA ATACCATCTTTGACGAACAAGCGCCGCTGAACAATGCAGGTTTCTCGGATAACATGG GTGACGGCTCTGGAGAACAAGCATCAGCAACCAATGCAGGTTCCGGTAGTCAATCTG GTGACAACTCTGGCGAACAAGCACCAGCAAACAATGCAGGTTCCGGTAGTCAATCTG GTGATAACTCTGGTGAACAAGCATCAGCAAACAATGCAGGTTCCGGCAGTCAATCAG GCAGTAGCTCTGGAGAACAAGCATCATCAGACAATGCAGGTTCCGGTAGTCAATTTG GCAAAGCATCTGTTGAATGGAGAATTAATTCGACTGCGACAATTAACGAAGCCGCGACAAACACTGAAGTTGCGACGACGACTGAAGCACAGACAACCACGGAAGCTGCAACAACTGCTGAAGCTGCATCAACGACCGAAGCTCAGACAACGACCGAAGCTGGAACAAGTGACGAAGCTGCGTCAACGACCGAAGCTGGAACGGGTGACGAAGCTGCGTCAACGACCGACGCTGGAACAAGTGATGAAG CTGGAACAACTGACGAAGCTGCTTCAACGACCGAAGCTGGAACGGGTGACGAAGCTGTGTCAACGACCGAAGCTGGAACAAGTGACGAAGCTGCTTCAACGACCGAAGCTGGAACAAGTGACGAAGGTGCGTCGACAACCGAAGCTGGAACAAGTGACGAAGCTGGAACAACTGACGAAGCTGCTTCAACGACCGAAGCTGGAACAAGTGACGAAGCTGCTTCAACGACCGAAGCTGGAACAAGTGACGAAGCTGGAACAACTGACGAAGCTGCTTCAACGACCGAAGCTGGAACGGGTGACGAAGCTGCGTCAACGACCGAAGCTGGAACAAGTGACGAAGCTGCTTCAACGACCGAAGCTGGAACAAGTGACGAAGGTGCGTCGACAACCGAAGCTGGAACAAGTGACGAAGCTGGAACAACTGACGAAGCTGCTTCAACGACCGAAGCTGGAACAAGTGACGAAGCTGCTTCAACGACCGAAGCTGGAACAAGTGACGAAGGTGCGTCGACAACCGAAGCTGGAACAAGTGACGAAGCTGGAACAACTGACGAAGCTGCTTCAACGACCGAAGCTGGAACAAGTGATGAAGTTGCTTCAACGACCGAAGCTGGAACAAGTGACGAAGGTGCGTCGACAACCGAAGCTGGAACAAGTGACGAAGCTGGAACAACTGACGAAGCTGCTTCAACGACCGAAGCTGGAACAAGTGACGAAGCTGCTTCAACGACCGAAGCTGGAACGGGTGACGAAGCTGTGTCAACGACCGAAGCTGGAACAAGTGACGAAGCTGCTTCAACGACCGAAGCTGGAACAAGTGACGAAGGTGCGTCGACAACCGAAGCTGGAACAAGTGACGAAGCTGGAACAACTGACGAAGCTGCTTCAACGACCGAAGCTGGAACAAGTGATGAAGTTGCTTCAACGACCGAAGCTGGAACAAGTGACGAAGGTGCGTCGACAACCGAAGCTGGAACAAGTGACGAAGCTGGAACAACTGACGAAGCTGCTTCAACGACCGAAGCTGGAACAAGTGACGAAGCTGCTTCAACGACCGAAGCTGGAACGGGTGACGAAGCTGTGTCAACGACCGAAGCTGGAACAAGTGACGAAGCTGCTTCAACGACCGAAGCTGGAACAAGTGACGAAGGTGCGTCGACAACCGAAGCTGGAACAAGTGACGAAGCTGAAACAACTGACGAAGCTGCTTCAACGACCGAAGCTGGAACAAGTGACGAAGCTGCTTCAACGACCGAAGCTGGAACAAGTGACGAAGGTGCGTCGACAACCGAAGCTGGAACAAGTGACGAAGCTGGAACAACTGACGAAGCTGCTTCAACGACCGAAGCTGGAACAAGTGACGAAGCTGCTTCAACGACCGAAGCTGGAACGGGTGACGAAGCTGTGTCAACGACCGAAGCTGGAACGGGTGACGAAGCTGCATCAACGACCGAAGCTGGAACAAGTGACGAAGCTGCTTCAACGACCGAAGCTGGAACGGGTGACGAAGCTGTGTCAACGACCGAAGCTGGAACAAGTGACGAAGCTGCTTCAACGACCGAAGCTGGAACAAGTGACGAAG CTGCTTCAACGACCGAAGCTGGAACGAGTGACGAAGCTGCGTCAACGACCGAAGCTGGAACAAGTGACGAAG CTGCTTCAACGACCGAAGCTGGAACAAGTGACGAAGCTGCGTCAACGACCGAAGCTGGAACGAGTGACGAAG CTGCTTCAACGACCGAAGCTGGAGCGAGTGACGAAGCTGCGTCAACGACCGAAGCTGGAACAACTGACGAAGCTGCTTTAACGACCGAAGCTGGAACGAGTGACGAAGCTGCGTCAACGACCGAAGCTGGAACAAGTGACGAAGCTGGAACAACGACCGAAGCTGGAACGGGTGACGAAGCTGCGTCAACGACCGAAGCTGGAACGAGTGACGAAGCTGCTTCAACGACCGAAGCTGGAACGAGTGACGAAGCTGCGTCAACGACCGAAGCTGGAACAACTGACGAAGCTGGAACAACGACCGAAGCTGGAACGGGTGACGAAGCTGCGTCAACGACCGAAGCTGCAACGAGTGACGAAGCTGCGTCAACGACCGAAGCTGGAACAACTGACGAAGCTGCGTCAACGACCGAAGCTGGAACGAGTGACGAAGCTGCTTCAACGACCGAAGCTGGAACGAGTGACGAAGCTGCGTCAACGACCGAAGCTGGAACAACTGACGAAGCTGGAACAACGACCGAAGCTGGAACGGGTGACGAAGCTGCGTCAACGACCGAAGCTGGAACAACTGACGAAGCTGCTTTAACGACCGAAGCTGGAACGAGTGACGAAGCTGCGTCAACGACCGAAGCTGGAACGAGTGACGAAGCTGCTTCAACGACCGAAGCTGGAACGAGTGACGAAGCTGCGTCAACGACCGAAGCTGGAACGAGTGACGAAGCTGCGTCAACGACCGAAGCTGAAACAAGTGACGAAGCTGGAACAACTGACGAAGCTGCTTCAACGACCGGAGCTGGAACAACTGATGTAGCTGCGTCAACAACCGAAGATCAGACAACGACCGAAGCTCAGACAACCACCGAAGCTGCAACAACCACAGCACAGACAACGACTGAAGTTCAAACAACAACCGAAGCTCAGACAACTACTTCTGCTC CTACCACAACGGAAACTCCTACCACAGTCGTCACTACTCTTTCTGATG AATCTTCCGACACGTCGTCCTCCTATGATTCCGGTTGGTCGCTATGGGATGCTGTTGTATCAAGTG TCAAGACCGCTGCATCGgcaactaaaaatacgttattCGGATGGTTATAA